In the genome of Pseudomonas sp. P5_109, one region contains:
- the gbcB gene encoding glycine-betaine demethylase subunit GbcB, with protein MSNSFLNPVTTQTWANGRHIVRCVKVIQETWDVRTFCFMADQPILFFFKPGQFVTLELEIEGQPIMRSYTISSSPSVPYSFSVTIKRVPGGKVSNWLHDTLHEGQELAVHGPVGLFNAMDFTAPKVLYLSGGVGITPVMSMARWFYDTNGNVDMVFIHSARSPKDIIYHRELEHMASRIDNFSLHLICEKHGMGEPWAGYRGYLNHRMLELMAPDFLEREVFCCGPTPYMNAVKRLLEAAGFDMARYHEESFGATPPEARADAVEHAEQAADAPEVDAADLHQVEFTASGKSIRVAPGETVHAAAAKVGLMIPKACGMGICGTCKVLKLGGEVEMEHNGGITEEDEAEGYILSCCSVPKGDVRIEF; from the coding sequence ATGTCCAACAGCTTCCTGAACCCGGTAACCACCCAGACCTGGGCCAATGGTCGACACATCGTCCGTTGCGTCAAAGTCATCCAGGAAACCTGGGATGTGCGCACCTTTTGCTTCATGGCCGACCAGCCGATCCTGTTCTTCTTCAAGCCGGGGCAATTCGTCACCCTGGAGCTGGAAATCGAAGGCCAGCCGATCATGCGTTCTTACACCATTTCCAGCTCGCCGTCGGTACCCTACAGCTTTTCGGTGACCATCAAGCGCGTGCCGGGTGGCAAAGTTTCGAACTGGCTGCACGACACCCTGCACGAAGGCCAGGAGCTGGCGGTGCACGGCCCGGTCGGACTGTTCAATGCCATGGACTTCACCGCGCCGAAAGTGCTCTACCTGAGCGGTGGCGTTGGTATCACGCCGGTCATGTCCATGGCCCGCTGGTTCTACGACACCAACGGCAATGTCGACATGGTGTTTATCCACAGCGCCCGTTCGCCTAAAGACATCATTTACCACCGTGAGCTGGAACACATGGCGTCGCGGATCGACAACTTCAGCCTGCACCTGATCTGCGAGAAGCACGGCATGGGTGAGCCCTGGGCCGGTTATCGCGGTTACCTGAACCACAGAATGCTTGAATTGATGGCGCCTGACTTCCTTGAGCGCGAAGTATTCTGCTGCGGCCCGACACCCTATATGAATGCGGTCAAGCGCTTGCTGGAAGCCGCTGGCTTCGATATGGCGCGTTATCACGAAGAATCCTTCGGTGCGACGCCGCCAGAGGCGCGCGCTGACGCCGTGGAGCACGCCGAGCAGGCGGCAGACGCGCCGGAAGTCGACGCCGCGGACTTGCATCAAGTGGAGTTCACCGCCTCCGGCAAGAGCATTCGCGTGGCGCCGGGCGAGACCGTACATGCGGCGGCGGCGAAGGTCGGCCTGATGATTCCGAAAGCGTGCGGCATGGGGATCTGCGGCACCTGCAAGGTGCTGAAGCTGGGCGGCGAAGTGGAGATGGAACACAACGGCGGGATCACCGAGGAAGACGAAGCCGAAGGGTACATTCTGTCGTGCTGCAGTGTGCCGAAGGGCGACGTGCGCATCGAGTTCTGA
- the gbcA gene encoding glycine-betaine demethylase subunit GbcA, with the protein MDVTTTLSLGDPLEPARKATAQMLQERERTYSLPQPFYSDERLFDIDMQEIFQKEWLIAGMTCEIPTKGNYLTLQVGKNPIIVIRGAEGVVHAFHNVCRHRGSRLCTSEKGKVAKLVCHYHQWTYELDGRLLFAGTEMGADFDMKQYGLKPVNVKTAGGYIFISLAENPPAIDDFLSTLNHYMEPYDMENTKVAITTTLMEKANWKLVLENNRECYHCNASHPELLKTLLEWDDVTDPRADQAFKDHVAASAAAWEAEKIPYAHASFGLRNRIVRMPLLKGTVSMTLDGKQGCAKLMGRIKNPDLGSMRILHLPHSWNHCMGDHIIVFTVWPISAQETMVTTKWIVHKDAVEGVDYDVERMRQVWDATNDQDRRLAEENQRGINSTAYQPGPYSKTYEFGVVNFVDWYSERLLSNLGAEPAPYLKGVPVQG; encoded by the coding sequence ATGGACGTCACTACTACCCTGAGCCTGGGCGATCCGCTGGAACCCGCACGCAAGGCCACTGCACAGATGCTGCAAGAGCGCGAGCGCACCTACTCGCTGCCGCAGCCGTTTTACTCCGACGAGCGCCTGTTTGATATCGACATGCAGGAAATCTTTCAGAAGGAGTGGCTGATCGCCGGCATGACCTGCGAAATCCCCACCAAGGGCAACTACCTGACCCTGCAGGTCGGCAAGAACCCGATCATCGTGATCCGTGGCGCCGAAGGCGTGGTGCACGCGTTCCATAACGTCTGCCGCCACCGTGGCTCGCGCCTGTGCACCAGCGAAAAAGGCAAGGTCGCCAAGCTGGTTTGCCACTACCACCAGTGGACTTACGAGCTTGATGGTCGCCTGCTGTTCGCCGGCACCGAAATGGGCGCCGACTTCGACATGAAGCAGTACGGCCTCAAGCCGGTGAACGTGAAGACTGCCGGCGGCTACATCTTCATCAGCCTGGCGGAGAACCCGCCGGCCATCGATGACTTCCTGTCGACGCTCAACCATTACATGGAACCGTACGACATGGAGAACACCAAGGTGGCGATCACCACCACCTTGATGGAAAAGGCCAACTGGAAGCTTGTGCTGGAAAACAACCGCGAGTGCTACCACTGCAACGCGTCGCACCCGGAATTGCTGAAAACCCTGCTGGAATGGGACGACGTCACCGACCCGCGCGCCGACCAGGCGTTCAAGGACCACGTCGCCGCCTCCGCCGCTGCGTGGGAAGCCGAGAAGATCCCTTACGCCCACGCCAGCTTCGGCCTGCGTAACCGCATCGTGCGCATGCCGCTGCTCAAGGGCACCGTGTCGATGACCCTGGACGGCAAGCAGGGCTGCGCCAAGCTCATGGGCCGCATCAAGAACCCGGACCTGGGCTCGATGCGCATCCTGCACCTGCCGCACTCCTGGAACCACTGCATGGGCGACCACATCATCGTGTTCACCGTGTGGCCGATCAGCGCCCAGGAAACCATGGTCACCACCAAGTGGATCGTGCACAAGGACGCGGTCGAAGGCGTGGACTACGACGTGGAGCGCATGCGCCAGGTCTGGGACGCCACCAATGACCAGGACCGTCGCCTGGCCGAAGAGAACCAGCGTGGCATCAACTCCACCGCGTACCAGCCTGGCCCGTACTCCAAGACCTATGAGTTCGGTGTGGTGAACTTCGTGGATTGGTACAGCGAGCGCCTGCTGAGCAACCTGGGGGCCGAGCCTGCGCCGTATCTCAAGGGTGTACCCGTCCAAGGCTAA
- a CDS encoding retropepsin-like aspartic protease, protein MTAFNRSLMLFAWAICVSSGSMPATPTNGSGAGHEVDRDYDQWLQSKQGQKATVAQMRQRCEQFLDAMSNLNCSVSVIGRMLELKAANQIPDYYLAIKRKHARLIAADAELTVLFSMFGNESLSILRASDDFSVSRTRQREVLAIHPYSSDFSIADQELPFIDVHGASGHSARFVLDTGAPQTRVNQATAKLMGIRLLTDSHYAYSTFYGEKDLSASLGIVDSLTVGTSQFKNVLVFVSDRDNLLGLDLISKLGRLKITKKALEFNPVPAARCESPIAYTRTDINQRLTIEAQLDNRATLAIVDTGNVDYLTSAAPGESVNAFDSMGPNSSTNATGRQRFQAFKGVLKLPGSTQMISYKYYPGFTIPPSILSGRYVPSILLGWRAFNDFELNLDIDTGRSCFNRV, encoded by the coding sequence ATGACGGCTTTCAATCGGTCTCTGATGCTCTTTGCATGGGCGATCTGCGTGTCTTCGGGATCGATGCCTGCCACCCCGACAAACGGCTCTGGGGCAGGTCATGAGGTCGATAGGGATTATGATCAATGGCTGCAGTCGAAGCAGGGGCAGAAAGCCACCGTGGCGCAGATGCGACAACGCTGTGAGCAATTTCTGGATGCCATGAGTAACTTGAATTGCTCAGTTTCCGTGATTGGCCGGATGTTGGAGCTAAAAGCCGCCAATCAGATCCCTGACTACTACCTGGCGATCAAGCGAAAACACGCTCGGCTCATAGCAGCCGATGCTGAGCTGACAGTGCTGTTTTCCATGTTCGGCAACGAGTCGCTCTCGATATTGAGGGCCAGTGATGATTTTTCGGTGAGCAGAACGCGGCAGCGAGAGGTGCTGGCAATTCATCCCTATTCCAGTGATTTTTCCATTGCTGACCAAGAGCTGCCGTTCATAGACGTCCATGGGGCAAGTGGTCATTCAGCTCGATTTGTTCTGGATACCGGTGCTCCGCAAACCCGCGTCAATCAAGCAACCGCGAAGCTGATGGGAATCAGGTTGCTGACCGACTCCCACTACGCCTACAGCACCTTTTATGGCGAGAAGGACCTGTCTGCCAGCCTCGGAATTGTTGATTCGCTAACCGTCGGCACAAGCCAGTTCAAGAATGTGCTGGTGTTTGTCAGTGATCGTGACAATTTGTTGGGGCTCGATCTGATCAGCAAACTGGGGCGGCTGAAAATCACCAAAAAAGCGCTGGAGTTCAATCCTGTGCCTGCCGCGCGATGCGAGTCGCCCATTGCCTACACCCGCACGGACATCAACCAGAGACTGACCATCGAAGCACAGCTGGATAATCGGGCAACATTGGCAATTGTGGATACCGGAAACGTGGATTACCTGACGTCGGCTGCGCCAGGTGAGTCGGTCAACGCTTTCGACTCCATGGGCCCTAACTCAAGCACGAACGCCACCGGAAGACAACGCTTCCAAGCCTTCAAGGGCGTGTTGAAATTGCCGGGCAGCACTCAGATGATCAGCTACAAATATTATCCAGGCTTCACCATTCCACCGTCGATATTGTCTGGGCGCTACGTGCCCTCGATTTTGCTCGGCTGGCGTGCCTTTAATGACTTTGAATTGAATCTGGATATCGACACGGGGCGGTCTTGCTTCAACCGGGTCTGA
- a CDS encoding type II secretion system protein, whose amino-acid sequence MWQGKLSLIAPSHRCAKGFTLIELLLTLALLATLSTVAYPLTAVMGKRDRELELQRSLREIRRAIDSYKEAADDGRIEKSISDSGYPPNLQALVQGVTDKSDIKGRKLFFLRRIPRDPVCECPELPPIDTWQLRSYQSSVDNPSEGEDVFDVSSRNQRESLNGTPYTRW is encoded by the coding sequence ATGTGGCAGGGCAAGCTATCATTGATAGCGCCGAGCCATCGCTGCGCCAAAGGTTTTACGCTGATTGAATTACTACTGACGCTGGCTCTGCTGGCCACGCTTTCGACAGTAGCTTATCCGCTGACGGCGGTGATGGGAAAACGCGACCGGGAACTTGAACTGCAGCGTTCGCTGCGGGAAATACGGCGGGCGATTGATTCTTATAAAGAAGCCGCGGACGACGGCCGTATTGAAAAAAGTATCAGCGACAGCGGTTACCCCCCCAACTTGCAAGCCTTGGTCCAGGGTGTCACCGACAAGAGTGATATCAAAGGCAGAAAACTGTTCTTCCTGCGCCGTATCCCCCGCGACCCTGTTTGTGAATGCCCCGAACTTCCACCCATAGATACCTGGCAGTTACGCAGTTACCAAAGCAGTGTCGACAACCCATCAGAGGGAGAAGATGTATTTGACGTTTCATCCCGCAACCAACGGGAGAGTCTCAATGGAACGCCCTACACCCGGTGGTAA
- a CDS encoding type II secretion system protein, protein MERPTPGGNRASRGFTLIELLVVMAIIATLMTLVTPQYFRQHTKAKETVLRHNLTSIRQSLDQYREDHGNNPGSLQDLVNRRYLREIPLDPITGKRDTWQLQTADEQGLGDVRSGASGQGNDGTPYADW, encoded by the coding sequence ATGGAACGCCCTACACCCGGTGGTAACCGGGCCTCCCGGGGATTTACCCTGATCGAACTGCTGGTGGTCATGGCGATCATTGCCACGCTCATGACTCTCGTCACGCCCCAATACTTTCGCCAACACACCAAGGCCAAGGAAACCGTACTTCGGCATAATCTGACGTCGATCCGCCAGTCACTGGATCAATATCGAGAGGATCACGGCAACAACCCCGGATCCCTCCAGGACCTCGTCAACCGCCGCTACCTGCGGGAAATCCCCCTCGACCCCATTACTGGCAAGCGTGACACCTGGCAATTACAAACTGCCGATGAGCAAGGCCTGGGTGATGTGCGCAGCGGTGCCTCAGGCCAAGGCAATGACGGAACGCCCTATGCAGACTGGTAA
- a CDS encoding type II secretion system protein, producing the protein MEKLTPIVHRENLIALFYARDYLLNAHKNEKLVINDNTLQTGKQRQQGSVFMGMLVSVAIVAVMLMETGTLWSSVLQRERELELLARGGEIRQAIGLYYEHGKSFPKTLDDLVLDRRMPTTKRYLRRVYEDPLSGTTEWGLIKGPGNSIMGVFSTAKGTPFKQNNFSKKNQSFTGQGSYQGWMFLYVPGQSNPPISFTPNGVEPTG; encoded by the coding sequence ATGGAAAAACTGACTCCGATTGTCCATAGAGAAAACCTCATAGCGCTATTTTATGCTCGAGATTATCTATTAAACGCACATAAGAACGAAAAGCTCGTTATCAACGACAACACCCTTCAGACGGGTAAACAGCGCCAGCAAGGCTCGGTGTTCATGGGCATGTTGGTTTCAGTGGCAATTGTCGCGGTGATGCTGATGGAAACTGGCACGCTCTGGTCAAGTGTGCTGCAACGCGAACGCGAACTGGAACTTTTGGCCCGCGGCGGTGAAATACGCCAGGCCATCGGCCTGTATTACGAACATGGCAAATCCTTCCCCAAAACCCTCGATGACCTGGTGCTGGATCGCCGCATGCCGACCACCAAACGCTACTTGCGCCGGGTCTATGAGGACCCCCTGTCGGGTACCACCGAATGGGGGCTGATCAAGGGCCCGGGCAACAGCATCATGGGCGTCTTCAGCACCGCCAAGGGAACACCTTTCAAGCAAAACAACTTCTCCAAAAAGAATCAGAGCTTCACGGGACAAGGCAGTTATCAAGGGTGGATGTTTCTGTACGTCCCTGGACAGAGTAACCCTCCAATAAGTTTCACGCCCAATGGAGTTGAACCGACCGGATGA
- a CDS encoding lytic polysaccharide monooxygenase, whose amino-acid sequence MQFGTRISELKVDTHMKNLQRNKRSLLRWMMAAVLLVPTLVWAHGAVDIPVSRQVHCYTLPGFWGGTNDPACKAVHEVSGSYPGQQWNEVAKLVKDYKNDTAVMEAIPDGQLCSAADPLKNGLNLPLASWYKTSITPKNGIMEVRIIGTAPHVESFVKIYLSKPGYNAATTKLKWSDLELIHEETMKVARTDWGSQPPKIAGATGFFKFNVAIPPGRSGDAVLYTRWQREDPAGEGFYNCSDINIAGAGTPDPLHDLGPFISGMDDLKVGYAVHFRILGGPPAFKEVVDITQKIDQNNLNPNVWGRQVAEQVPANIARIGEKNGNNVVFNAINAAANSVYATHEAYTKAMSILPGDGETPINPTAPVARITGPSTLVSGQTYTFSGQSSIGYNGRLLFSWVPAGTTEVLNGDTVTFKAYSSTQPGDHVVRLIVRDTQNGKASAPTEFPVKINPANGDTYPPYVENKTPPYAPNEKVSNKGANYQCKPGGESGWCSQAPSFYAPGTGSHWKDAWIEID is encoded by the coding sequence ATGCAGTTCGGAACACGCATATCTGAATTGAAGGTGGACACCCACATGAAGAACCTACAGCGAAACAAGCGTTCCTTGCTGCGTTGGATGATGGCGGCAGTGTTATTAGTACCCACACTCGTCTGGGCCCATGGCGCAGTGGATATTCCTGTTTCACGACAGGTGCATTGCTATACGCTCCCGGGTTTCTGGGGAGGTACCAATGACCCGGCCTGCAAAGCTGTACACGAGGTGAGCGGATCATATCCGGGGCAACAATGGAACGAAGTGGCCAAACTGGTCAAAGACTACAAAAATGACACTGCGGTCATGGAGGCGATACCGGATGGACAACTCTGCTCTGCCGCCGACCCACTCAAAAACGGACTTAACCTACCCTTGGCCTCCTGGTACAAAACATCTATCACACCCAAGAATGGCATCATGGAAGTACGGATTATCGGTACCGCCCCCCATGTCGAAAGCTTCGTGAAAATTTACCTCAGTAAACCCGGCTATAACGCTGCGACGACGAAGCTGAAGTGGAGCGACCTGGAATTAATCCATGAAGAAACGATGAAGGTGGCCCGCACTGACTGGGGCAGTCAGCCGCCGAAAATTGCAGGGGCCACGGGTTTCTTCAAGTTCAACGTAGCCATTCCCCCAGGCCGTTCGGGTGATGCCGTGCTCTATACCCGGTGGCAGCGTGAGGATCCGGCAGGCGAAGGCTTTTACAACTGCAGCGACATCAACATTGCCGGTGCCGGGACACCTGATCCGCTACATGATCTGGGTCCATTTATTTCCGGTATGGATGACCTCAAAGTAGGGTACGCCGTGCATTTCCGCATCTTGGGCGGTCCGCCGGCGTTCAAGGAAGTCGTCGATATCACGCAAAAGATCGACCAAAATAACTTGAACCCTAACGTCTGGGGGCGTCAGGTAGCTGAACAAGTGCCGGCGAATATCGCCAGGATTGGTGAAAAAAACGGCAATAACGTGGTGTTCAACGCCATCAACGCTGCCGCCAACTCTGTCTACGCAACCCATGAGGCTTACACCAAGGCCATGTCCATCCTCCCCGGTGATGGTGAGACGCCTATCAACCCAACAGCCCCAGTAGCAAGGATTACCGGCCCAAGCACTTTGGTGTCAGGACAGACTTATACCTTTTCTGGCCAGTCCTCAATCGGGTACAACGGTAGGTTGCTCTTTAGTTGGGTCCCTGCTGGGACGACCGAAGTACTGAATGGCGACACAGTGACGTTCAAAGCCTACTCCTCCACACAACCAGGAGATCACGTTGTACGGTTGATCGTGCGCGATACTCAAAATGGGAAAGCCAGCGCCCCCACCGAGTTCCCCGTGAAGATCAATCCGGCCAACGGCGACACTTATCCCCCTTATGTAGAGAACAAAACACCTCCATACGCCCCTAATGAGAAGGTTTCGAACAAAGGTGCAAACTATCAGTGCAAACCCGGTGGTGAGAGTGGGTGGTGTTCGCAAGCCCCGAGCTTTTACGCGCCTGGAACGGGTAGTCACTGGAAAGATGCCTGGATCGAAATAGATTAA
- the gspG gene encoding type II secretion system major pseudopilin GspG, producing the protein MRSLSIPSIASRAQQGFTLLELLVVLLIIALLAGYVGPKMFDRLELAKVQSAKGQMKSLGDTLNQYRLDNSHYPSEALGLKALIERPASEPNWHGPYLPKGAPPDPWNNPYLYKNPGAAHEIEIISLGRDGQAGGEGTSADIVFGQ; encoded by the coding sequence ATGCGCTCTCTATCGATACCTTCTATTGCCTCACGCGCACAACAGGGTTTCACCTTATTAGAACTACTGGTTGTTCTACTAATTATCGCCCTGCTCGCCGGCTACGTCGGACCGAAGATGTTCGATCGACTTGAATTGGCCAAGGTGCAATCCGCCAAAGGCCAGATGAAGTCCCTGGGCGATACCTTGAATCAGTACCGCCTGGACAATAGTCATTACCCCAGCGAAGCCCTGGGCTTGAAAGCGCTGATCGAACGCCCTGCATCCGAGCCCAATTGGCATGGCCCTTATCTGCCGAAAGGCGCACCACCCGATCCATGGAACAATCCCTACCTGTACAAAAACCCTGGAGCAGCCCACGAGATCGAGATTATCTCCCTGGGCCGCGATGGCCAGGCTGGCGGCGAAGGGACGAGTGCTGACATCGTGTTTGGTCAATGA
- a CDS encoding transglycosylase SLT domain-containing protein → MHRFVLALGAMFLINGAHANCWQLAGSRYHIDPLLLYAIARVESGLNPIARNLNSDGSHDIGLMQINSRHLPALAQFGITEQHLLTQPCTSVIVGAWVLAGFIREKGYGWQAVGAYNAGTRPGRDARRSRYAAAVWRYYGELQQRRQQLAGPTP, encoded by the coding sequence ATGCACCGTTTCGTCCTCGCACTGGGCGCCATGTTTTTGATCAACGGCGCGCACGCCAATTGTTGGCAACTGGCGGGCAGCCGATACCACATTGACCCATTGCTGCTCTACGCCATCGCCAGAGTTGAGTCGGGCTTGAACCCGATCGCCCGCAACCTCAACAGCGACGGCAGCCATGACATCGGCTTGATGCAAATCAACAGCCGCCATCTGCCAGCACTGGCGCAATTCGGCATCACCGAACAACACCTGCTGACCCAACCCTGCACCAGCGTGATCGTCGGAGCATGGGTGCTCGCCGGGTTCATCCGCGAGAAAGGTTACGGCTGGCAAGCCGTCGGTGCCTATAACGCCGGTACGCGCCCCGGACGTGATGCCCGTCGTTCGCGCTACGCCGCCGCCGTCTGGCGTTATTACGGTGAACTGCAGCAGCGCAGGCAACAACTGGCCGGGCCAACACCATGA
- a CDS encoding type II secretion system F family protein: MIDFEARIIRDGHLQTLRIQAPDLAQARRQLQDDGTQIISVQARRQLKLPSRRTKFALGLFIQELVVLLDAGLVLVEAVETLRDKAAPGVNRQLMSELLESMYQGNALSRAMQFKPQTFPSLLIATVASSEHSGQLSVALRRYHHFEAHLETVKKRISGALMYPLVVLSVGALILLFLLFFVIPRFASVFDAVADLPATARFMVWWGALVQTRGVELMLGTLVAVASLVLLLRSDAFKQRASALFWKIPSLGAQRTLFILARFYRTAGMLLMGGMPVVTAIALSGALLPGERQGALRQAMTDIQAGQPLSTSLARHQLTTAVAERLLRVGEQSGELAAMCERIAQFHDEALERAIELFSKVFEPLLMLVVGGLIGLIVFMLYMPIFELAGSIQG; encoded by the coding sequence ATGATCGACTTCGAGGCACGCATCATCCGCGATGGCCATTTGCAGACCCTGCGCATCCAGGCGCCGGACCTTGCCCAGGCACGCCGGCAGTTGCAGGACGACGGTACGCAGATCATCTCTGTGCAAGCGCGTCGCCAACTGAAGCTGCCCAGCCGTCGCACAAAATTTGCCCTGGGCCTGTTCATTCAGGAACTGGTGGTATTGCTCGATGCCGGCCTGGTGCTGGTGGAAGCGGTGGAAACCTTGCGCGACAAAGCGGCACCCGGCGTCAATCGGCAGCTCATGAGTGAGCTGCTGGAATCGATGTACCAGGGCAACGCGCTGTCCCGGGCAATGCAGTTCAAGCCGCAGACGTTTCCTTCGCTGTTGATTGCTACCGTGGCGTCCTCGGAGCACAGCGGCCAGTTGTCCGTCGCGCTGCGGCGTTATCACCATTTCGAGGCTCACCTGGAGACGGTGAAAAAACGCATCAGCGGTGCACTGATGTATCCCTTGGTGGTACTGAGTGTCGGCGCGCTGATCCTGCTGTTCCTGTTGTTTTTTGTGATCCCGCGATTTGCCTCGGTGTTCGATGCGGTAGCCGATCTGCCGGCCACCGCCCGGTTCATGGTGTGGTGGGGAGCACTGGTGCAAACGCGTGGTGTGGAGCTGATGCTCGGCACCCTGGTGGCTGTCGCCAGCCTGGTGCTGCTGTTGCGCAGCGACGCCTTCAAGCAGCGGGCCAGCGCACTGTTCTGGAAAATCCCGAGCCTGGGTGCCCAGCGCACGCTGTTTATCCTCGCCCGCTTTTACCGCACCGCCGGAATGCTGCTGATGGGCGGGATGCCGGTGGTCACGGCGATCGCGTTGTCCGGCGCGCTGCTGCCCGGTGAACGCCAGGGCGCACTGCGCCAGGCCATGACCGACATCCAGGCTGGCCAGCCGCTGTCGACATCCCTGGCACGCCACCAACTGACCACCGCTGTCGCTGAACGCCTGTTGCGGGTGGGCGAGCAAAGCGGTGAATTGGCGGCGATGTGTGAACGCATTGCGCAATTTCATGATGAGGCGCTCGAACGGGCCATCGAATTGTTCAGCAAGGTCTTCGAACCCCTACTGATGCTGGTGGTCGGCGGCTTGATCGGGCTGATCGTGTTCATGTTGTACATGCCGATTTTCGAGTTGGCGGGCTCCATCCAGGGGTAA
- a CDS encoding GspE/PulE family protein, whose translation MSDQTRQWQILADRQGLSMANYLLEELNNTPEQLQAIARQLGLKAIDPRELDNHWRFDLLPLPQALIHQVLVVDNQGEPCLVLGDPFSLASRRWIQSSRTLQSLPLGMSLAGAVKQQLTLAEASQRVMQPFGEDDENARVMQAAQEISLSSIARDDNPVVRLVNSMLFDALQSRASDIHVESTPQGLEIKYRIDGVLQKMGQAAGLDMAEQSLSRIKVLSELDIGERRVPQDGRFKARIQAREVDFRVSIMPSIHGEDAVLRILDKSQRGEALSLDSLGLAADTIARIRVLASEPYGMLLVTGPTGSGKSTTLYAALSETNTGEKKIITIEDPVEYELPGVLQIPVNDKKGLTFARGLRSILRHDPDTILVGEIRDGETAGIAVQAALTGHLVMSSVHANSAFSVLERFIYMDVEPASFVEALNGVVAQRLVRRICEECAVDIEPDAELTRLAKLSPLHLKDGRYRVGKGCEACRHTGYRGRLALAEVLTVTDSIKEGLLQRSSASALRELAQQAGHLFIRDIALASAAAGHTTLKEIHRVISLY comes from the coding sequence ATGAGTGATCAAACCCGACAATGGCAAATCCTCGCCGACCGGCAAGGGCTGTCGATGGCCAATTATTTGCTGGAGGAGCTGAACAACACGCCCGAGCAATTGCAGGCAATTGCCAGACAACTCGGTTTGAAGGCCATCGACCCGCGAGAACTCGACAATCACTGGCGTTTCGACCTGCTGCCCCTGCCCCAGGCGCTGATCCATCAGGTGCTGGTGGTGGACAATCAAGGTGAGCCCTGCCTGGTGTTGGGGGATCCGTTTTCACTGGCCAGTCGTCGCTGGATCCAGTCTTCCAGAACCTTGCAATCACTGCCTCTGGGCATGAGTTTGGCGGGCGCGGTGAAACAGCAGTTGACCCTGGCCGAAGCCAGCCAACGGGTCATGCAACCCTTCGGCGAGGACGACGAAAATGCTCGAGTAATGCAGGCAGCCCAGGAGATCTCACTGAGCAGTATTGCCCGCGACGACAACCCGGTGGTGCGCCTGGTCAACTCAATGTTATTCGATGCCCTGCAAAGCCGCGCGAGCGATATTCACGTCGAATCCACGCCCCAGGGCCTGGAGATCAAGTACCGCATCGACGGTGTGCTGCAAAAAATGGGGCAGGCAGCCGGGCTGGATATGGCAGAGCAGTCGCTGTCGCGGATCAAGGTCTTGTCGGAGCTGGACATAGGCGAACGACGGGTGCCTCAGGACGGTCGTTTCAAGGCCAGGATTCAGGCTCGCGAAGTGGATTTTCGGGTGTCGATCATGCCCAGTATCCACGGCGAAGATGCCGTGCTGCGTATCCTCGACAAGTCGCAACGGGGCGAAGCACTGAGCCTCGATTCCCTGGGACTGGCTGCCGACACCATCGCGCGTATTCGTGTCCTGGCCAGTGAGCCCTACGGCATGTTGCTGGTGACGGGGCCAACCGGTAGCGGCAAATCCACCACCTTGTATGCCGCCTTGTCGGAGACCAATACTGGCGAAAAGAAAATCATCACCATCGAAGACCCGGTGGAATACGAGTTACCAGGGGTCTTGCAAATTCCGGTCAACGACAAAAAGGGGCTGACCTTCGCCCGTGGCCTGCGCTCGATCCTGCGTCATGACCCGGACACGATTCTGGTGGGGGAAATCCGCGACGGCGAGACTGCCGGCATAGCCGTACAGGCAGCGCTGACCGGGCACCTGGTGATGTCCTCGGTGCATGCCAACAGCGCCTTCAGCGTGTTGGAGCGCTTCATCTACATGGACGTGGAGCCGGCCAGTTTTGTCGAGGCGCTGAACGGTGTGGTTGCCCAACGACTGGTACGGCGCATCTGCGAGGAGTGCGCCGTGGATATCGAGCCCGATGCTGAACTGACGCGACTGGCGAAGCTGTCGCCATTGCACTTGAAGGACGGTCGTTACCGGGTCGGCAAGGGTTGTGAGGCCTGTCGTCACACCGGCTATCGCGGGCGATTGGCACTGGCCGAGGTGTTGACCGTCACCGACAGCATCAAGGAAGGATTGCTGCAACGCAGTTCGGCGTCTGCCCTGCGGGAGTTGGCGCAGCAGGCTGGCCACCTGTTTATCCGCGATATCGCACTGGCCAGCGCTGCCGCCGGACACACCACACTCAAGGAGATTCACCGTGTCATCTCTCTGTATTGA